In Nilaparvata lugens isolate BPH chromosome 5, ASM1435652v1, whole genome shotgun sequence, the following proteins share a genomic window:
- the LOC111058240 gene encoding anaphase-promoting complex subunit 11 isoform X3 yields MKVKIRSWTGVATWRWVANDDTCGICRLSFDGCCPDCKLPGDDCPLVWGQCSHCFHIHCIMKWLNSQQVHHQCPMCRQEWKFKE; encoded by the exons ATGAAGGTTAAAATCAGAA gCTGGACCGGTGTAGCTACTTGGAGATGGGTGGCCAATGATGATACCTGCGGTATTTGCCGTTTATCGTTCGACGGATGTTGTCCCGATTGCAAACTTCCCGGAGATGACTGTCCTTTAG TTTGGGGTCAATGCTCTCATTGTTTCCATATTCATTGCATCATGAAGTGGCTGAATTCTCAACAGGTGCATCATCAATGTCCTATGTGCAGACAGGAATGGAAGTTCAAGGAATAA